In Rosa chinensis cultivar Old Blush chromosome 1, RchiOBHm-V2, whole genome shotgun sequence, a genomic segment contains:
- the LOC112184054 gene encoding vacuolar protein sorting-associated protein 26A — protein sequence MNYIIGAFKPSCNISITFSDAKTRKQVPLKKEGGQAVSVPLFQSQENISGKISIEPIQGKKVEHNGVKVELLGQIEMYFDRGNFYDFTSLVRELDVPGEIYERKTYPFEFSTVEMPYETYNGVNVRLRYVLKVTVSRGYGGSIVEYQDFVVRNYTPPPSINNSIKMEVGIEDCLHIEFEYNKSKYHLKDVIIGKIYFLLVRIKIKNMDLEIRRRESTGSGPNTHVETETLAKFELMDGAPVRGESIPIRLFLSPYELTPTHRNINNKFSVKYYLNLVLVDEEDRRYFKQQEITIYRLQETS from the exons ATG AATTACATAATTGGAGCATTCAAACCATCTTGCAACATTTCAATCACATTTTCTGATGCAAAAACTCGCAAGCAG GTTCCATTAAAGAAGGAAGGTGGTCAAGCAGTATCCGTCCCACTCTTTCAAAGTCAAGAAAACATTTCTGGGAAG ATTTCTATTGAACCAATTCAAGGGAAAAAGGTTGAACACAATGGAGTGAAAGTTGAGCTCCTTGGTCAAATAG AGATGTACTTTGACAGAGGCAACTTTTATGACTTTACTTCCCTTG TTCGTGAACTTGATGTTCCTGGAGAGATATATGAAAGGAAGACATATCCTTTTGAGTTTTCTACGGTTGAAATGCCTTATGAGACTTACAATGGTGTCAATGTGAGGCTTAG GTATGTTCTGAAAGTCACAGTTAGTCGTGGTTATGGTGGTAGCATAGTGGAATACCAAGATTTTGtg GTTCGCAACTATACCCCACCTCCATCTATCAACAATAGCATCAAG ATGGAAGTGGGAATTGAGGATTGTCTGCACATTGAGTTCGAGTATAACAAGAGCAA GTACCACCTGAAAGATGTTATTATTGGCAAGatatattttcttcttgtaaGAATCAAGATAAAGAATATGGATCTGGAGATCAGGCGTCGAGAGTCAACAGGGTCAGGGCCCAATACCCATGTTGAGACAGAGACACTTGCTAAGTTTGAATTGATGGATGGTGCTCCAGTCAGAG GTGAATCTATTCCCATTAGACTGTTTCTTAGCCCTTATGAACTGACACCTACACATCGCAACATCAACAATAAATTCAGCGTGAAGTATTATTTGAATCTTGTTTTGGTTGATGAGGAGGACCGACGAT